One Streptomyces sp. RPA4-2 genomic window carries:
- a CDS encoding DUF58 domain-containing protein, which yields MALTGRAALLAAIGTIPIGIWEPSWTGILAVNAPLALACACDAALAAPVRRLGLTRSGDTSVRLGETADVTLSVTNPSGRPLRARLRDAWPPSSWEAGTEVAASRHRLTVPPGERRRLTTRLRPTRRGDRHADRVTIRSYGPLGLFSRQGSHKVPWTVRVLPPFTSRKHLPSKLARLRELDGRTSVLTRGEGTEFDSLREYVPGDDTRSIDWRATARHSTVAVRTWRPERDRHILLVLDTGRTSAGRVGDAPRLDASLDAALLLAALAFRAGDRVDLLAYDRRVRALVQGRAAGDVLPSLVAAMATLEPELVETDARGLTATALRTARRRSLIVLLTTLDAAPVEEGLLPVLSRLTQRHTVLVASVADPHVARMAGARGNADAVYEAAAAAHAQAERRRTAEQLMRHGVTVVDATPDDLPPALADAYLALKAAGRL from the coding sequence ATGGCACTCACCGGACGCGCCGCTCTCCTGGCTGCCATCGGCACCATCCCCATCGGCATCTGGGAACCGAGCTGGACGGGCATCCTCGCCGTGAACGCCCCTCTGGCGCTGGCCTGCGCCTGCGACGCGGCCCTGGCCGCACCGGTACGCCGGCTCGGTCTGACGCGCTCCGGCGACACCTCGGTACGCCTGGGCGAGACCGCCGACGTCACTCTGAGCGTCACCAACCCCTCGGGCCGCCCGCTGCGCGCCCGCCTCCGCGACGCCTGGCCCCCGAGCAGCTGGGAAGCGGGCACCGAGGTGGCCGCTTCCCGTCACCGTCTGACGGTCCCGCCCGGCGAACGCCGCCGGCTGACGACCCGGCTGCGCCCCACCCGCCGCGGCGACCGGCACGCCGACCGCGTCACGATTCGCTCGTACGGTCCACTCGGTCTGTTCTCCCGCCAGGGCAGCCACAAGGTCCCGTGGACGGTGCGCGTCCTGCCCCCGTTCACCAGCCGCAAGCATCTCCCGTCCAAACTGGCCCGGCTCCGTGAACTCGACGGCCGCACCAGCGTCCTGACCCGCGGAGAGGGCACTGAGTTCGACAGTCTGCGCGAGTACGTTCCCGGCGACGACACCCGGTCCATCGACTGGCGCGCCACGGCCCGCCATTCCACGGTCGCCGTCCGCACCTGGCGTCCCGAACGCGACCGTCACATCCTCCTGGTCCTCGACACGGGCCGCACCTCGGCGGGCCGGGTGGGTGACGCCCCGCGCCTCGATGCTTCCCTGGACGCGGCCCTGCTCCTCGCGGCACTGGCTTTCCGGGCCGGCGACCGTGTGGACCTCCTCGCGTACGACCGCCGGGTACGCGCCCTCGTCCAGGGCCGCGCGGCGGGCGACGTCCTGCCCTCCCTGGTGGCCGCGATGGCCACCCTGGAGCCGGAGCTCGTCGAGACCGACGCACGCGGCCTGACGGCCACTGCGCTCCGTACGGCCCGGCGACGTTCCCTGATCGTCCTGCTGACGACGCTGGACGCGGCCCCGGTCGAGGAAGGTCTGCTCCCCGTCCTCTCCCGTCTCACACAGCGCCATACGGTTCTGGTGGCTTCGGTCGCCGATCCGCACGTCGCCCGCATGGCGGGGGCCCGCGGAAACGCCGACGCCGTGTACGAGGCGGCGGCAGCGGCCCACGCCCAGGCGGAACGCCGTCGCACGGCCGAGCAGTTGATGCGTCATGGGGTCACGGTCGTGGACGCGACTCCGGACGATCTGCCACCCGCTCTCGCGGACGCGTATCTGGCCC